Proteins encoded in a region of the Lepeophtheirus salmonis chromosome 6, UVic_Lsal_1.4, whole genome shotgun sequence genome:
- the snf gene encoding U1 small nuclear ribonucleoprotein A, with translation MDARPSHTIYINNLNEKVKKEDLKKSLYAIFSQFGQILEIVALKTLKMRGQAFVIFKEITSATNAMRSMQGFPFYDKPMRIAFSKTDSDVIAKIKGTYQERPKKAASDSKKAKKKAAKEAAARQICALAGANAVHPGEAPPNQILFLTNLPDETNEMMLSMLFNQFPGFKEVRLVPNRHDIAFVEFENEVQSAAARESLQGFKITPNASMKISFAKK, from the coding sequence atggaTGCTAGACCGAgccacacaatttacatcaacaATTTAAATGAGAAAGTGAAGAAAGAGGACCTCAAAAAGTCCCTTTACGCCATTTTCTCCCAATTTGGACAAATCCTGGAAATTGTGGCCTTAAAGACTCTCAAAATGCGTGGACAagcatttgttatattcaaggAGATCACGTCTGCCACGAATGCAATGCGATCCATGCAGGGATTTCCCTTCTACGATAAGCCCATGAGGATTGCCTTTTCCAAGACGGATTCCGACGTCATTGCTAAAATCAAAGGCACCTATCAAGAAAGGCCCAAGAAAGCTGCAAGTGACTCTAAAAAGGCCAAGAAGAAGGCTGCGAAAGAAGCCGCAGCTAGGCAAATTTGTGCATTGGCTGGAGCCAATGCTGTTCATCCTGGAGAAGCACCTCCCAACCAAATTCTCTTCTTGACGAATCTACCCGACGAAACCAACGAAATGATGTTGAGCATGTTGTTTAACCAATTTCCGGGTTTCAAGGAAGTACGTCTTGTTCCAAATCGACATGACATTGCCTTTGTGGAGTTTGAAAATGAGGTTCAGTCTGCAGCTGCGAGAGAGTCTCTTCAGGGATTCAAAATTACGCCTAATGCCTCTATGAAAATTTCTTTTGCCAAGAAATAA
- the LOC121121072 gene encoding ataxin-3 gives MEAIYHEQQEGQLCAQHCLNVLLQGPYYTAIVLASLANQLDVEEGIHYEPTNRPNDASHNMDDTGFFSVQVLSRALQVWGLDFAQLNSSETRVVNARDYPTIQKGYICNFEQHWLTIRRIGNQWFNLNSLLAYPELLSDTYLSEFIAQLQREGYSIFVVFGEFPHCEADDILRMTPAVQAQPPPLINEAPKRGQETASNDPDLQRAIGMSVGQDVDLQKVLQLSRESVMAEAMERQRKNPEAPLELPFNFSQSDGDSDLDLAIKLSEASFAQEVMKEQKDMATCISGSSTVLPSSSKRKSNKGYGPPTSMYSSNISTSESVPTQTQGPDGQKLGGEDKVEEVTPNMHDIRLRRIAFLEKQVQEQKGNKS, from the exons ATGGAAGCCATTTATCACGAGCAG CAAGAGGGTCAACTCTGTGCCCAACATTGCTTGAATGTGCTACTTCAAGGACCTTACTATACGGCCATAGTTTTGGCATCTCTAGCTAATCAATTGGACGTCGAAGAAGGTATACATTATGAGCCAACGAATCGTCCTAATGATGCCTCTCATAATATGGATGACACAGGGTTTTTCTCTGTTCAAGTCTTAAGTCGAGCTCTTCAAGTATGGGGTTTGGATTTTGCACAGTTGAACTCTTCGGAAACTAGGGTAGTGAATGCAAGGGATTATCCAAC AATCCAGAAGggatatatatgtaactttgaGCAGCATTGGTTGACAATTCGTCGAATCGGAAATCAATGGTTTAACTTAAATTCACTTTTGGCCTATCCTGAGCTCCTCTCTGATACTTATTTATCCGAATTCATTGCTCAACTGCAAAGAGAAGGATATTCGATATTTGTGGTCTTTGGGGAGTTTCCCCACTGTGAAGCAGATGATATTTTAAGAATGACTCCTGCCGTTCAAGCTCAACCTCCTCCTCTAATTAATGAAGCTCCCAAAAGAGGACAAGAGACAGCGTCTAATGATCCTGATCTACAAAGAGCGATTGGTATGAGTGTTGGTCAAGATGTTGACTTGCAAAAAGTTCTTCAATTAAGTCGGGAGTCTGTCATGGCTGAGGCGATggaaagacaaagaaaaaaccCAGAAGCGCCTTTAGAATTACCTTTCAACTTCAGTCAGTCAGACGGAGATTCTGATCTGGACTTGGCTATTAAATTAAGTGAGGCATCTTTCGCGCAAGAAGTCATGAAAGAACAAAAAG ATATGGCAACATGTATCTCAGGAAGCAGTACTGTGTTACCATCTAGTTCAAAAAGGAAGAGCAACAAAGGATATGGACCGCCTACGTCCATGTACTCATCAAATATATCGACTAGTG aatCCGTTCCAACACAGACTCAAGGACCAGATGGACAAAAACTTGGCGGAGAGGATAAGGTTGAAGAAGTTACTCCAAATATGCATGATATCCGTTTAAGAAGAATTGCATTTTTAGAGAAACAAGTTCAGGAACAAAAgggaaataaatcataa
- the LOC121121071 gene encoding FAST kinase domain-containing protein 1, mitochondrial, whose product MRRSRLLLHRHLWIRRSNYSTFPFEPNSSTKGDKRQMEEIEYRLGRVDPIGSQRHFLFPDLGDKKLSEAGSVEEVFKIYSGLYHKDYRQTCQAIATLFHLQKSFRNVLDISINNLYIQYSALNKFNKALHEETPFNELIKDFHSHFSKIPLPIASFIFLCLTRLGISFKTQLMSDMLLSFHDQFNDISPESLSYIAVGIRYTVNRNMDFEVRPRIWWCLYLIDALPSLRASLEKASTPDELNQLTICVFSLRTVMSNELIQLYLDKVKEIILEPTLVVDEPLVQRLVKIASVIENILSQDDNDFNLKESDVIPKIIFLLKNKLHQLRWVRLVRLSGLLQKIGEGSSVIREELLRALRSIYNDEVISNGSYSKLKVMTEMLKLEKRTFSFGEWLSFTDMILGNNKGPDFYFHVNDILQMSSSIDFVNPREEERFIEVLGAACRTPNETDMLRFFGNYQVNKQYLPESLLNSPELHAVEKEAIKRLNDSLMDTFIVSTFVNKLSYILAYINENHEIDDTYILKFRSMSPQINALNLFKLSFSFGRAIRSHNINSSPNLKALGKIILERIDEISSQDLKGNKLIIFLKALRRLNMNIKNEETKKNIQNLIKKVVMDYPVSIELILSLSEFLVMNKVHNPLDRSTIKSWMEFVVENQRHSESYDCIHSILNMAHKMNIDISENEDFITLVHKSIYRNIAFERCSSILEMTLVLITYRCLSEQLIQMIFSLEFMEKIDKELAESSKVNTNAHLHRVRICLMRLNRAAHLLHPEFKIPWFHQKFCQENNEAIMRRLRKIQNGLRRSLTFENGIYDSLMVLFGDPKFISYGVFSPYFHHIPFEINFEEGNVVDATMGLSFTAIRHSKLNLNKLKKFAIFPLYQESNRGEFQLQSRELETLGYTVIGLEEKEWNSMKMSCDDSKSLHLKKCMSL is encoded by the exons atgaGGAGATCACGGTTACTACTACATCGACATTTATGGATTCGTAGGTCAAATTACTCGACTTTTCCATTTGAGCCAAACTCTTCTACTAAAGGAGACAAGCGACAAATGGAGGAAATTGAATATCGCCTTGGAAGAGTAGATCCCATTGGATCACAACGTCACTTCTTATTTCCAGATCTTggag ATAAGAAGTTAAGTGAGGCTGGCTCAGTAGAAGAAGTTTTCAAGATTTACTCCGGACTATATCACAAAGACTATCGTCAAACATGCCAGGCCATTGCCACTCTCTTTCACCTACAAAAATCCTTTAGGAATGTATTGGATATTTCCATTAATAATCTATACATACAATACTCTGCACTTAACAAATTCAACAAGGCGCTACACGAAGAAACcccatttaatgaattaataaaggACTTTCATTCTCATTTTTCCAAGATCCCTCTTCCTATCGCCTCATTCATCTTCCTGTGTTTAA ctCGACTAGGAATCTCATTTAAAACACAACTTATGAGCGACATGCTTCTTTCCTTTCATGATCAATTTAATGATATAAGTCCTGAAAGTTTATCATATATAGCTGTAGGCATACGCTACACAGTGAACAGAAACATGGACTTTGAAGTTAGACCTCGAATATGGTGGtgtctttatttgattgatgCCCTTCCGAGTCTACGTGCAAGTTTAGAGAAGGCCTCCACACCAGATGAGCTTAATCAACTGACCATATGTGTTTTTTCACTAAGAACTGTTATGAGTAATGAGTTGATTCAGCTCTATTTAGATAAGGTGAAGGAAATCATTTTGGAGCCTACCCTTGTTGTGGATGAACCTTTGGTGCAAAGACTCGTCAAAATCGCATCtgtcattgaaaatatattatcgcAAGATGATAATGACTTCAATTTGAAAGAGAGTGACGTCATTCCAAAGATTATattcttactaaaaaataaattacatcaaTTGCGCTGGGTTCGATTAGTTCGACTTTCCGGTTTACTTCAGAAAATCGGAGAAGGGAGCTCTGTTATCCGGGAAGAGCTTTTGAGAGCTCTTAGAAGTATTTACAATGATGAAGTTATTTCCAATGGCTCATACTCAAAGCTAAAAGTCATGACAGAAATGCTCAAGTTGGAAAAGAGAACTTTTTCTTTCGGGGAATGGTTAAGTTTTACAGACATGATACTCGGTAATAACAAGGGTCCAGATTTCTACTTTCATGTGaatgatattcttcaaatgTCTTCAAGCATTGACTTTGTAAATCCAAGAGAGGAGGAACGGTTTATTGAAGTCCTTGGAGCCGCTTGTCGTACGCCAAATGAAACAGATATGTTacgattttttggaaattatcaagtaaataaacaatatttaccaGAGTCCCTCTTAAACTCTCCTGAATTACATGCTGTCGAAAAAGAAGCCATTAAGCGTCTTAATGATTCATTGATGGacacttttattgtatcaaccTTTGTGAATAAGCTATCGTATATTTTAGCTTACATTAATGAAAACCATGAAATCGACGACACGTATATTTTGAAG TTCAGAAGCATGAGTCCACAAATCAATGCTCTAAATCTATTTAAGCTTTCCTTCAGTTTTGGCCGTGCCATTAGGTCACATAATATAAATTCTTCTCCGAATCTCAAAGCTCTTGGAAAAATTATCTTAGAGAGAATTGATGAGATTTCTAGTCAAGATTTAAAGGGGAATAAATTAATCATCTTTCTGAAGGCATTGCGACGacttaatatgaatattaaaaatgaagaaactaaGAAGAACATTCAAAACCTCATTAAGAAAGTTGTGATGGATTACCCAGTATCCATTGAACTCATTCTCAGTTTATCAGAGTTCTTAGTTATGAATAAAGTCCACAATCCCCTCGACAGATCAACCATCAAAAGTTGGATGGAATTCGTTGTTGAAAACCAAAGACATTCTGAAAGTTACGATTGTATTCACTCCATTCTAAATATGGCGCATAAAATGAACATTGATATTTCCGAAAATGAAGACTTTATTACTCTAGTTCATAAATCTATCTATAGGAATATTGCATTTGAGAGATGTAGTTCAATATTAGAAATGACCCTTGTTTTGATAACATATCGTTGTCTCAGTGAGCAGCTGATTCAAATGATTTTCAGTTTAGAGTTTATGGAAAAAATCGATAAGGAGCTCGCTGAGAGCTCGAAAGTAAATACCAACGCTCATTTACATAGGGTTAGAATATGTTTGATGCGGCTTAATCGAGCTGCTCATTTGTTACATCCAGAGTTCAAAATCCCATGGTTTCATCAAAAATTCTGTCAGGAGAACAATGAAGCAATAATGAGAAGATTAAGAAAAATTCAGAATGGACTACGTCGAtcattaacttttgaaaatggAATCTACGATAGTCTTATGGTATTATTCGGAGATCCTAAATTCATTAGCTACGGAGTCTTTAGTCCATACTTTCACCATATCCCTTTTGAAATCAACTTTGAGGAAGGAAATGTGGTTGATGCAACAATGGGGCTCTCGTTTACGGCAATTAGACActcaaaattaaacttaaataagCTTAAGAAATTTGCTATTTTCCCTCTCTATCAAGAAAGTAATCGAGGAGAGTTTCAACTTCAGTCTAGAGAGCTTGAAACCCTGGGTTATACTGTGATAGGCCTTGAAGAAAAAGAATGGAACTCTATGAAAATGAGCTGTGACGACTCAAAATCCCTTCATTTAAAGAAATGTATGTCTTTATAA